The following proteins are co-located in the Deinococcus aerolatus genome:
- a CDS encoding IS4 family transposase: protein MVTARSVNQSDLCAHLPGISSIEAKRRRVERGCRDPQLTEPVFLAFLLALLPPGKLLLSMDRTTWERGESPLNLLVLGVVLHGYTVPLVWTALDHDGNSGTVRRIQLISRLLKALPVARWKGLVADREFIGGEWFRFLRRKGIKRAIRIRKNAVVDELRVDTWFGDLKVGEVRCLAEKAYVYGEVMQVVATRSPAGDLVAIATDFSVWDTCVLYRARWTVECTFASLKVRGFDLERTGITQATRLERLFGLVILAWVSCLRVGVWLHAQVPVKVKAHGRSAMSLVRYGAERLCNALRWMLPESACLIKLLRTPFPMPDRV, encoded by the coding sequence ATGGTCACGGCCAGGAGCGTAAATCAAAGTGACCTGTGCGCCCACCTCCCCGGAATCAGCTCGATCGAGGCGAAGAGACGTCGGGTGGAACGAGGCTGCCGGGATCCTCAACTCACAGAGCCCGTCTTCCTGGCGTTTCTCCTGGCCTTGTTGCCCCCAGGGAAGTTGCTGTTGAGCATGGACCGCACCACCTGGGAGCGTGGCGAGTCACCCCTGAACCTCCTGGTCCTTGGAGTCGTCCTTCACGGATATACGGTGCCTCTCGTCTGGACCGCCCTCGATCACGATGGCAACAGCGGCACGGTGAGGCGAATTCAGCTGATCTCCAGACTGCTCAAGGCCCTTCCAGTGGCCCGCTGGAAGGGCCTGGTCGCCGACCGGGAATTTATCGGCGGCGAGTGGTTCCGCTTCTTGAGACGGAAGGGGATCAAGCGGGCCATCCGTATCCGGAAGAATGCCGTCGTCGACGAGCTCCGCGTGGACACATGGTTCGGTGATCTGAAGGTTGGGGAGGTGCGGTGCCTCGCCGAGAAGGCCTACGTGTACGGTGAGGTGATGCAGGTCGTGGCCACCAGATCCCCCGCAGGGGATCTGGTGGCGATCGCAACGGATTTCAGCGTATGGGACACCTGCGTTCTATACCGGGCGCGTTGGACCGTGGAGTGTACCTTCGCCAGCCTCAAGGTCCGCGGCTTTGACCTGGAGCGCACCGGCATCACTCAAGCCACTCGGCTGGAACGCCTGTTCGGGCTGGTCATCCTGGCCTGGGTCAGTTGCCTGCGGGTAGGGGTGTGGCTCCACGCACAGGTGCCGGTCAAGGTGAAAGCTCATGGCCGCTCGGCCATGAGTCTCGTGCGCTACGGCGCCGAACGTCTCTGCAATGCGCTGCGCTGGATGTTGCCCGAGTCAGCCTGCCTGATCAAGCTGCTGAGGACTCCATTTCCCATGCCAGACAGAGTTTAA
- a CDS encoding IS5 family transposase, whose translation MTRRAYPSDVDDETYHFLLPYLALSPEHAPQRKYPLRDVLNALFWMSRTGAQWEYLPHDFPPPEIVRSQAQRWFAAHCFENAVHDLRLFTRVQQQRGGEPTAIIVDSRTLQSTPESGHRAGYDGAKRRKGTKVHLVVDMLGHLVTLMTSPAHEQDRAQVKDLCREAQAITGGMLEVAFVDQGDTGQATQDAARQSNIELMVVKRSDASRGFVLLPRRWVVERSLAWLSRFRRLGRDLERLSSTLIGFHFVAACVLMLAKIRPFLG comes from the coding sequence ATGACGCGACGTGCCTACCCCAGCGATGTCGATGACGAGACGTACCACTTTCTGCTGCCGTATCTGGCCCTGAGTCCAGAACACGCTCCACAGCGGAAATATCCCCTCCGAGACGTGTTGAACGCATTGTTTTGGATGAGCCGCACTGGAGCGCAATGGGAATATTTACCGCATGACTTTCCCCCGCCTGAGATCGTGCGATCTCAGGCTCAGCGCTGGTTCGCTGCCCACTGCTTTGAAAACGCCGTGCATGACCTGCGACTGTTCACCCGAGTGCAGCAGCAACGCGGTGGGGAACCCACCGCAATCATCGTGGATAGTCGAACCCTACAGAGCACGCCAGAGAGCGGCCATCGTGCCGGGTATGACGGCGCCAAGCGGCGCAAGGGCACCAAAGTCCATCTGGTCGTCGATATGCTGGGCCACCTCGTGACCCTGATGACGTCCCCAGCGCATGAACAGGACCGGGCACAGGTCAAAGACCTGTGCCGAGAAGCACAGGCGATCACCGGCGGGATGCTGGAAGTCGCCTTCGTGGATCAGGGCGATACCGGACAAGCGACTCAGGACGCGGCCAGGCAGAGCAATATCGAACTGATGGTCGTGAAGCGTTCAGACGCTTCACGTGGCTTCGTGCTGCTCCCGAGGCGCTGGGTGGTCGAGCGTTCCCTGGCGTGGTTATCACGCTTTCGTCGCCTGGGACGAGATTTGGAACGCCTTTCTTCCACTCTTATCGGCTTTCATTTCGTCGCTGCTTGCGTTCTGATGTTGGCGAAAATCAGGCCCTTTCTTGGGTAG
- a CDS encoding replication initiator protein A, translating to MAKKPKTPNLHDELNFARFGVISMHSRVDQSVTTWNTEFTVNARTFRIEAITPQGRPHGIDTDTLVSLETLFVVKGCPDDNWVHTTAYEVRELMGLANNGENYHRLRQSIRRLYFTSVIVGRKSSLAGTQRVRWDNVGVRFFEGLRYRDSEDDGELSALESEATLSIRLGEQLADSIRAGSSQVLDGQLLHRLEQPPARALYRTLQAHRRQDDGQMLRELQVPLTEWRQATGLTTDRSDLVRRALGAAHEELLANHYLERAVIEGRGKAAVAHYTFADVDAADPTLVRLLRNAGVTVARATALAGQHPERVEEALRFLEHRRAMQGGVRNPGGLVADFLEHPAKYDLPADFVTPERQREERTNRLGQQKVAAEQAAQARTEAQLDQLGAASPEVQWAAQRSTLQVLLKKHLNAGQWGQLEHLARSGEIGAVALTRELLEATARSGLPEQIGRLKRRLNPLLPAE from the coding sequence GTGGCGAAGAAGCCCAAAACCCCCAATTTGCACGACGAGCTGAACTTCGCCCGGTTCGGGGTCATCAGCATGCACTCGCGTGTGGATCAGAGCGTGACCACCTGGAACACCGAGTTCACGGTGAACGCCCGCACCTTCCGCATCGAGGCCATTACGCCCCAGGGCCGCCCACACGGCATCGACACCGATACGCTGGTGTCGCTCGAAACGCTGTTTGTCGTCAAAGGCTGTCCCGATGACAATTGGGTCCACACCACCGCGTACGAGGTCCGCGAGCTGATGGGCCTGGCCAACAACGGGGAGAACTACCACCGCCTGCGTCAGAGCATCCGGCGGCTGTATTTCACCAGCGTGATCGTGGGCCGCAAGTCGTCTTTGGCGGGCACCCAGAGGGTGCGCTGGGACAATGTGGGGGTGCGTTTCTTCGAAGGGCTGCGCTACCGCGACAGTGAGGACGACGGTGAGCTGAGTGCCTTGGAAAGCGAGGCGACGCTGAGCATCCGGCTGGGCGAGCAACTGGCCGACAGCATCCGGGCCGGAAGCTCACAGGTCCTGGACGGGCAGCTGCTGCACCGTCTGGAACAGCCGCCCGCACGGGCGCTGTACCGCACCCTTCAGGCACACCGTCGGCAGGACGACGGCCAGATGCTCAGGGAACTCCAGGTGCCGCTGACCGAGTGGCGGCAGGCCACCGGACTGACCACGGACCGCAGCGATCTGGTGCGCCGGGCGCTGGGGGCGGCACATGAGGAGCTGCTGGCCAACCACTACTTGGAGCGCGCCGTAATCGAGGGGCGAGGCAAGGCGGCGGTGGCCCACTACACCTTTGCAGATGTAGATGCGGCGGATCCAACGCTGGTGCGGCTGCTGCGAAACGCGGGGGTGACGGTGGCCCGGGCCACCGCGCTGGCGGGGCAGCATCCCGAGCGGGTGGAAGAAGCCCTGCGTTTTCTTGAACATCGGCGGGCCATGCAGGGTGGGGTGCGCAATCCGGGTGGACTGGTGGCCGATTTTCTGGAGCATCCGGCCAAGTACGATCTGCCTGCCGACTTCGTCACGCCTGAACGGCAGCGCGAGGAGCGGACCAATCGCCTGGGCCAGCAGAAGGTGGCCGCTGAACAGGCGGCGCAGGCCAGGACCGAGGCGCAGTTGGACCAACTTGGTGCGGCGTCCCCAGAAGTGCAGTGGGCGGCCCAACGCAGCACCTTGCAGGTGCTGCTCAAAAAGCATCTGAACGCCGGGCAGTGGGGCCAGCTCGAACACCTGGCCCGGAGTGGCGAGATCGGGGCGGTGGCGCTGACCCGCGAGCTGTTGGAGGCCACCGCCCGTTCGGGGTTGCCGGAGCAGATTGGCCGCCTCAAGCGGCGGCTTAACCCGCTGCTCCCGGCAGAGTAA
- a CDS encoding LuxR C-terminal-related transcriptional regulator — translation MTGTNRVDVERICVLLAGIPLALELAAARLRVVTPAGLLSWLERPLEVLTAGPSDGPHHGRSLRDAIGWSYDLLTQEERQVFTACGTFIGGFTLDALTAVTDLPHPREQLIRLVEYSLVQSSDLLHEQRRGSESRWFLLEPIREFATERLKIAEDDTLRDRHATYFLHLAEGAERDVERLTPDWQARLQVEEANLSEALAWFMDRHRSREALRLVQALAPYWEGADQLQVELEWARRALALPGSHEEPKLRADVLCTRAYCEQDLQRLDTTAETLEEAAALYRRLGDEAGETHALRILASVHSGLDDFEQALSLLGQLAARFEAAGDAYLLSETLHNTAVVYMRMGQSDRARPYLERAQPLAEQTGYRNGVAFILMLRVWAGFLDGVRMMPVDLVREAWNAAQQLQMPGLSAMMLLVLASYAREAGLDRFAARLFGLAEAVRAPLGKPWTVCFIPQVRRLETELPALLGRRYDMERAAGARLDLQGLQPEIEAWLEGKSGRTGVIKPSVDSKGDLTAREQEVLRCLVQGASDKRIAQLLTISPGTVSKHVTNMLGKLGLHNRVELARWAAQNGMDGSESETELT, via the coding sequence ATGACCGGCACCAACCGGGTGGATGTGGAGCGCATCTGTGTCTTGCTGGCCGGCATTCCACTGGCCCTGGAGCTTGCCGCCGCCCGGTTACGTGTGGTGACGCCCGCGGGTCTGCTGTCCTGGCTGGAGCGTCCTCTGGAAGTGCTGACTGCCGGACCCAGCGATGGTCCCCACCACGGACGGTCTCTGCGGGATGCCATCGGGTGGAGTTACGACCTGTTGACCCAGGAGGAACGTCAGGTATTCACCGCATGCGGCACGTTCATTGGCGGGTTTACCCTGGACGCGCTGACGGCGGTTACTGACCTGCCGCACCCGCGGGAGCAGTTGATTCGTCTGGTGGAGTACAGCCTGGTGCAGTCATCGGATTTGCTCCACGAACAGAGGCGCGGAAGTGAGTCCAGATGGTTCCTTCTGGAACCCATTCGGGAATTTGCCACTGAACGGCTCAAAATCGCTGAAGACGACACGCTGCGGGACCGGCATGCCACGTATTTCCTGCACTTGGCGGAGGGTGCAGAGCGGGACGTCGAACGGCTGACGCCGGACTGGCAGGCCAGGCTCCAGGTTGAAGAGGCGAACCTGAGCGAGGCACTGGCTTGGTTCATGGACCGTCACCGGAGCCGGGAAGCGCTGCGCCTGGTGCAGGCCCTGGCCCCTTACTGGGAAGGCGCGGACCAATTGCAGGTGGAACTCGAGTGGGCCAGGCGGGCCCTGGCCCTCCCCGGCTCCCATGAGGAACCCAAGCTGAGAGCAGACGTGTTGTGCACGCGGGCCTACTGCGAGCAGGACCTTCAGCGTCTGGACACGACTGCAGAAACACTTGAAGAAGCGGCCGCCCTGTACCGTCGGCTGGGTGACGAGGCAGGCGAGACGCATGCCCTGCGGATTCTCGCGAGCGTCCATTCTGGTCTCGATGACTTTGAACAGGCGCTCAGCCTTCTGGGTCAGCTGGCCGCCCGGTTCGAGGCGGCTGGTGACGCCTACCTGCTGAGCGAAACCCTTCACAACACCGCTGTGGTCTACATGCGGATGGGTCAGAGCGACCGGGCACGCCCATATCTGGAGCGGGCGCAGCCCCTGGCAGAACAGACAGGCTACCGCAACGGCGTCGCGTTCATTCTGATGCTGCGGGTCTGGGCCGGATTCCTGGATGGAGTCAGAATGATGCCGGTGGACCTTGTGAGGGAGGCCTGGAATGCCGCCCAGCAGCTGCAGATGCCCGGCCTGAGCGCCATGATGCTGCTGGTTCTGGCCAGTTACGCACGGGAGGCAGGCCTGGACAGGTTCGCGGCTCGGCTGTTCGGTCTGGCAGAAGCGGTGCGCGCTCCTCTGGGAAAACCGTGGACAGTGTGCTTCATACCGCAGGTGCGCCGCCTGGAGACGGAGTTGCCTGCCCTGCTGGGCCGCAGGTATGACATGGAGCGGGCGGCTGGGGCTCGCCTTGATCTCCAGGGCCTGCAGCCTGAGATCGAGGCCTGGCTTGAAGGGAAGAGCGGCCGGACTGGAGTCATCAAGCCGTCCGTAGATTCAAAAGGCGACCTGACCGCGCGTGAACAGGAAGTCTTGCGGTGTCTGGTCCAGGGCGCTTCCGACAAACGGATTGCTCAGCTGCTGACGATCAGCCCGGGGACGGTCAGCAAACATGTCACGAACATGCTGGGGAAACTCGGCCTGCATAACCGCGTTGAACTGGCGCGCTGGGCGGCGCAAAACGGTATGGACGGATCCGAGAGCGAGACCGAATTGACGTAA
- a CDS encoding recombinase family protein, protein MRSQGLSLRAVAAQLEAHGFKTRKGGPWSAVQVKRVLNR, encoded by the coding sequence TTGCGGAGCCAGGGGTTGAGCCTGCGCGCGGTTGCCGCCCAGCTCGAGGCCCACGGCTTCAAGACCCGCAAAGGTGGCCCGTGGAGTGCCGTACAGGTCAAGCGCGTCTTGAACAGGTAA
- a CDS encoding sensor domain-containing phosphodiesterase, whose protein sequence is MTLTHGTDPSGLSEVVLPTAEQLRLAALHRFAIIDTPPEPQFDHLVQLAVRVFDMPMALITFVGEDRQWFKATHGLAMSQTPRSESFCSVAIAQDGVTVIPDATQHEQFRTYPNVLGEPHIRSYAGAPLVTPEGQKIGTFCVIGTEPREFSEKEQVLLASFAQMAMAELKWRQALLELGHVAMNDALTGLPNRVQFRQHLTEACRRADVSGEKVVVGLLDLDRFKLINDTFGHAEGDQLLKDVAHRLKEAVGISDVVARMSGDEFVLLLTDVPSVADIALVTKRLQDAFAVPFVISGQEVFVHWSLGLSVYPDDARELDALLGHADAAMYRVKRAGGGYASFQRQEDQRTTLQVERLTALHRALEQDELQLYFQPVVHAESQAVVAHEALLRWIRPSGMVSPLDFIPLAETSGLIVPIGRWVLRQAVDAVKTGQLQRVSVNVSALEIRQVDFAEHLRRVLTESGVEPQRIWLELTESSMLEPRFAAVLHELNMLGVRTALDDFGNGYSSLTALTNLPIQLVKIDRSFTAPIGEDTPAGKRALEVMRGIMTLVRALGIPTVAEGIETPKQADLLLKVGCTYFQGYLFGRPEPLSKHAEPSGPRPTLSTEVRNPAYGD, encoded by the coding sequence GTGACTCTCACCCATGGCACAGACCCCAGCGGATTGTCGGAGGTCGTCCTGCCTACAGCTGAGCAGTTGCGGCTGGCTGCCCTCCACCGCTTCGCGATCATCGATACGCCCCCAGAACCGCAGTTCGATCACCTTGTGCAGTTGGCCGTCCGCGTGTTCGACATGCCCATGGCCCTGATCACTTTCGTTGGAGAGGACCGGCAGTGGTTCAAGGCCACCCACGGCCTTGCGATGTCTCAGACGCCCCGCAGCGAATCGTTCTGTTCGGTCGCGATCGCTCAGGACGGCGTGACGGTCATCCCGGACGCCACCCAGCACGAGCAATTTCGCACCTATCCCAATGTCCTCGGCGAGCCACACATCCGCTCTTACGCCGGGGCCCCCCTCGTTACGCCTGAGGGCCAGAAGATCGGCACCTTCTGCGTCATCGGAACGGAACCTCGGGAGTTTAGCGAGAAAGAACAGGTCCTGCTTGCGTCCTTCGCCCAGATGGCGATGGCCGAGTTGAAGTGGCGTCAGGCTCTCCTCGAGCTCGGCCATGTGGCAATGAACGATGCACTCACCGGTCTTCCCAACCGCGTTCAGTTCCGCCAGCACCTCACTGAAGCCTGCAGGCGCGCCGACGTCTCCGGGGAAAAGGTGGTGGTGGGGCTCCTGGATCTCGACCGCTTTAAGCTGATCAACGACACCTTCGGTCATGCTGAGGGTGATCAACTCCTCAAAGACGTCGCGCACCGCTTGAAAGAAGCCGTGGGGATCAGCGACGTGGTGGCCCGGATGAGCGGAGACGAGTTCGTGCTGCTTCTCACCGATGTTCCCTCGGTTGCGGACATTGCCCTGGTGACGAAGCGCTTGCAAGACGCTTTCGCGGTGCCGTTCGTGATTTCGGGTCAGGAGGTGTTCGTCCACTGGAGTTTGGGCTTGAGCGTGTACCCGGACGATGCAAGGGAACTGGACGCCCTGCTGGGCCATGCGGACGCCGCCATGTACCGGGTCAAACGGGCGGGTGGAGGCTACGCGTCCTTTCAGCGGCAAGAGGATCAGCGAACCACGCTCCAGGTGGAGCGTCTGACCGCTCTTCACCGGGCACTTGAACAGGATGAGTTGCAGCTGTACTTCCAGCCGGTGGTGCATGCCGAGAGTCAGGCTGTGGTGGCGCATGAAGCGCTGCTCCGCTGGATCAGGCCCTCGGGGATGGTGAGCCCGCTGGACTTCATTCCGTTGGCTGAGACCTCCGGGCTGATCGTGCCGATCGGCCGCTGGGTGCTTCGTCAGGCGGTCGATGCCGTAAAAACAGGGCAGCTTCAGAGGGTCTCGGTGAACGTCAGCGCCCTGGAGATCCGGCAAGTGGATTTCGCGGAGCACCTGCGGCGGGTCCTGACGGAGAGTGGCGTTGAGCCGCAGCGAATCTGGCTGGAACTTACCGAGAGCAGCATGCTGGAACCCCGCTTCGCTGCGGTGCTTCATGAGTTGAATATGCTGGGAGTGCGAACAGCGCTGGACGATTTCGGGAACGGCTACAGCAGCCTGACAGCGTTGACGAACCTGCCGATCCAGCTCGTGAAGATTGATCGTAGCTTCACTGCACCAATCGGAGAGGACACGCCCGCTGGGAAGCGGGCGCTGGAGGTGATGCGAGGGATCATGACACTCGTCAGGGCGCTTGGAATTCCGACTGTGGCGGAGGGCATCGAGACCCCCAAGCAGGCAGATCTCCTACTGAAGGTGGGATGCACTTACTTTCAGGGGTATCTGTTCGGACGCCCGGAACCACTTTCTAAACACGCCGAGCCGTCCGGGCCGCGGCCTACCCTCTCTACCGAAGTTCGTAACCCGGCGTATGGCGACTGA